tagGCACCTGTTAGACATTTATGACTTTAATTCCTGATCTAAAACGAAGACGAGGGCAGCCGATACTGTGcgtgtaccgataccttgaaataaggccgatACATGTATCAGTACTTGCTCATCACTAATTCTAAACATAGTTAAGTGAGTATCCCTTTGTTGACTGTCAGACAAAACTGAGTATTATCATTGTGAATGCATCATTTTCTTCATCTCTTGAATTTGATGTTACATTATGCATATGAACCTAAAGTGGTTGAGTGTGTAAGTTTTTCCTAAATGCATTGCATAGACTCAGCgttaaagtactttttttttttttttttcatgaaagttGCCATTTAATCTTGTTTTCTGAGCAATCAATGCCATTTTGCAGATTGTTAAACTATGTAAAATTCTTCAAACACTCATGCGTTCAGGGTGACTATAATTGCGAGTATGCTTGGCAAGTGACTCATGgttgaatttattttcattctttcAGCATTTCTTGTCTTGCAGAATCAACCATCAAACATCTCAGTGACGCACGTAGCTTATAACTCACAATCAAAAACCAATAAGTTCACCGACTCGCAGTTACACTGTGTTTATTGTACCACGTGAAATGTGAGGCCGAAGAAACAGATATGAGCATATAAACTGGATGATGACTTAAAAGTTGGGCGTGGGTACCTAAAAATGTGAAACCCCTGTTAGTCAATTAAATCACttgctgttgtgtttttgttttccttgttgtgttttttgctgAGCGGTCTTGGCTGTGTCCAACAGCATGCTGACCACAGTGTTTCTTTGCTCAGGAGTATAAGCGTAAGCAGCTGGAGGAGCAGCGTCAGTCAGAGCGGCTGCAGAGGCAGCTTCAACAGGAGCATGCTTACTTGGTGTctctgcagcagcagcaacaggaaAAGAAGCCCCAACTCTACCACTATAACAAGAACTTGGAGCCCAACAACAAACCCACATGGGCCCGTGAGGTAAAACGCCGAAAAACTACAACCTAAAAGTGGACGCCAGCCTTTaacaattcttgacaataatatgttatggggcctcactagtctaaacatgacattctgatttatattacatttgtggaataagagttatgaaggtctcgggtaacaaccaatcacaggtcagcttcagagaacaggtgagctgtgattggtttgtGATTGATTTCatcttcattcgacagcaagtggcaaaatggctgccccctgagatggataaaaatggctggatattactgcttaactcatattccactaacatatttagaccagtggggctgcttaaaaaaaatttttttttgggggggggggggggggggtgacttccCTTTTTATACAACTACCTTCATCCTTTTCTGTCCTACTTGCACCAGGTGGAGGAGCGAAGTAAGCTCAACAGACAGGGCTCTCCAAAAATCTGTACTACTGTTTCTGACACTGCCATCCAGTCTCGCTCAGACTCAATCAGCCAGTCTGGAGTGGCTCAGTCTGCTCAGACCCCCCCAATGCAAAGGCCTGTTGAACCTCAAGGGGGGCAGGGCAAGGTTGGTGCTAGCAATTGTTTACAAATCCGGCATTAAGACAGCTTTCCTCATCTTTCTGGAACTACTTTACACTGGAATGCTTCATCTGCTACCTTTTTAACACAAacctttttcttctttcctcAAATACTTGACCTTTTCACCGGGATTGCACTCTTTTTCTGGGCCTGCTCCGTCATCCTGTGCTCCTGCTGCCATCCTAAAGTTCCAGATGGCTCACTTGGTTCCACTAAAGCCTTACGCTGCCCCTGTCCCACGCTCCCAGTCTCTGTGCGACCAGCCTACTAAGACCATGTCCGCATTCCCGACCCAGGACCCCTCCCTCGCCCCCACACCCCGACCTATCCATTCCAGAGAGTTGGTGCGGCAGAACTCAGACCCCACGTCTGAGACCCCCGCGCCACAGGCACACCAAATCAGAGAGGATCGTGGGCCCTGGATCCGCTTGCCAGATGTGGAACTCCCACCAAAGGTGTGATTAAAAAGTAACAAAGATTGTAATTATAagcagtgtattttttttgttgaggaTGTTTaaaatcatttctttttttatgtatatatatatatatttttttttattatgattattgttactatatttttattattattattttttttctattttatttattcatttattttatgtatttattatctcATACTGAACCCTCAGATTCCCCAGAGAACAGCATCAATTGCTACAGCCCTCAACACCAACCTGACTTCTGGCATTCGGCATCCAGTGAGAGCCAGGTAACTTTCACACCCAAAGAAATCTTCATTCTTTACTTCAAATGATTAAACATTAAGAGTCAATCATTAGCAGTAGTGTTCTGCAACAAAATATTCTACATTCCAAGCATTTTATGATCTGAGAATGGAAAATTTGttagctgggaaaaaaaataaaaatagtgcatGAAATCTCAACATAAACCAGAAATTGGTATCTCTATTAAACTATTCTAAAATATTTTAACTTTCGTTTGAACAGTACGTTAGTTGTGTGGGTTTAGATGGCATGGCTATGAGCAGAGTTGTAAAAATAAGCCATAACCAAATGTAAGGATTATGATCTAAAACAGATACATAatgaagtatttaaaaaaaaaaaaaaaaactcataattTGTTTTCAGACATTAGATCCCAAAAATTGATACAGGAAGTTCCTTGAGTTGCGAACGAGTTCCTTTCCTACGCTTGCAATATAAACTGAATTTCCACAAGTCggatttcatttttgtaaaatagaAAACAAGATGCTGTTCTTTCCATTACTGTTTATTGGTGGATGGAAAAGGCAAAGATACTCCCAGTGCACAAACACAGACAAGCGCTCGCACTAGCTAAGCAGAAACACTGGGGACAAAAAGGCGGTTGAGGCACAAAATGGCGGTTGCTGTGTCTCCGCTTATATGCACAACTTCTCAAAGAATAGATGTTTCTCATGACTTTTGTGGGGTTTCATAGCGATTTGAGACTAATGGTATCCTCTGCGCAGTAATCCAGATCTCAGCCGTAACGATCGCTGGGAGCGAGGAGATAGTATTGGCATCATATCTAATCTGCCACAGACGGGCTCGTTGGAGAGGCATCGCATCCTCAGTGAGTCCTTCTGTCCCGAAAGATTCTCTGTACTTTCATGACGTCGTAACTACATGAAGCGCTATCATTTCCAGGTTCCTCCAAAATGGATTCACCCATTCTATCCCATGATAGTCGTCAGAAGCCGGGGGAGTCTCGCACCTCTTCTCGCCCAGGGCGTCCTGCTGTAAGTGATACGGTGTCATCCACTACTCTTAACGTAGGCGCTAACCAGCGAAATACCGGTAGCCAATATGCATGTCTTCAGTTTGATCATGGCCTGCATATTAACACTTAATTGGATATTTTCTCCTAACCTAAACGTTCCTTTTTGACTTGTTCCACATCATGCTGTCCCTCCTCCTAAATCCGTGTTGACATTACCTCTATTGTAGAGTTACAAGAGAGCTATAGGAGAGGTTAGTACTGAGTGTGTTTGGATGTGTTCTGTGTTCATCTGCATTCACTTGTGAATACAAAGTCGCATGTAATGCATGTTTGGTTAACTGTATGAACGAACTCGGCGTATTTTAAAATTAAGGACTttgaatgtcaaaaaaaaaaatcatcatgtgATCTTCATTTTATGTTATCACTTTCATGTATTATAATTCAGTTATATTTGCATGCAAATGAATGGTGATATACATGATTCCAGGATCATGGGCTTTATGCCAAAGAGCGTGCTGAGGAACAGCCGAGGCCCCCAGTCAAAGCCAATGATTACTCCTCCTCCTCGGAGAGTAGTGAGAGTAGCGAGGAGAGCGAAAACGGAGAAGGCATAGAAGAGGAGGAGAGTCCCACTGATCGGTAATATTGTCATTAGACAGGCAATTTGGGGAAATTGcgggcaaaaacaaacaaaccctcaTTTGATTTTAGTCACAGGGATGCAGATACCGATTCAGTCAACACGATGGTGGTTCATGAAGACGAAGGCGAGGAGGCGGAAGGGGAGGAAGCCGGAGGTTACGGAGATCAGACGATGTTGGTGCAAAGGGTGAGCCATGTCTGTGTAATGCAGCTGAAAATGCACCGTGAACTAAATGAAATAGTTGGAATTCACGCCAAACGCAAGATAAGTTTGTTCACTTGAGCCATTTGatgtaaatataattaaatgagaagtttttttttttatttttttttttttttttttttttttttttttttttgctatatatGAAAGAAGTTTGTGTGCTTGTTCTTGTATTCGAAAGACCCCAGAAAAGAGGAGCCACAATGGATACACTAACTTACCAGATGTGGTCCAGCCCTCCCACTCCCCCACGGATTCCGCCACTCACTCGTCCCCTGGGAAGGACTCAGTTTATGATGTAAGAGTGATGCTAAGTATATCAGCCCAAAATGCTCGGTTTATTTTTATGCATTCTATTATATACAGTACTGCATCTCCTTCCACCTCACGTAGGACCTGGAACTTGACAACAAGTTTGATTATTTGGGGTTTATCAATACAAACATACAAattttacaattaaaatgtgttattgttactattattaactcattcactcccaggtcattttcgctgttttactggattttgactgattttgcaaggcccatagcatattgtgtcctattgctataaaaacatggaacctaccaaaagaaagattaaagtctcttctttcatcaggaaaaaagtgtatttctagctgtttccattttgcatcaattagaattagaacatggctaagtttcatcattattcacaaatctgtttaaaatagtggggaaaagagcttttgatctcttatactctgctgccatctgctggccgtttttgtaataactaccattgcttcaagcattcttttcagttcagaggttgcatcaaagccaaaacgtctaattacatctttgggagcatggtaatatttaaaatagaacgtatttatacgtttttgggagtaaatgagttaattgtaaaaTGTGCGTTAAACCTTGAAATTAAAAATTGGATTGCTGTCATTCCCTCATCCATGCTCTTCTCCACTAGTATCAGTCCAGATGTTTGGTCAAGGCACCTGGCAAGTCCTCCTTCACCACCTTTGTGGATCTTGGAATGTACCAGACACCGGGAGGTACCGGGGATAACATTTCTGTTGCCAGTGAGTCAAACAGTTTTTCAGTGTTTGTTGGGCCTTGTGCAAAAGTGCAATATACGTGATTTATTCATCAATTCTCGTTTGTCAAATTGTATTCCTTTATCTAATCAAACCCTCCTCATTCCCCTATTATGTCTAGGCTCAAGGTTTGAACAGCTGAAGATGGAGGTGAGGAAAGGTTCCATGGTGAATGTGAATCCCACCAACACACGCCCCCCCACTGACACACCGGAGATCCGAAAGTACAAGAAGAGGTTCAACTCTGAGATTCTGTGTGCGGCGCTTTGGGGTGAGGGAGATACCAGAAGCAGATAATTTTGACATTTGTATAGTAATGAATGATTCATAGTGCCATTCCTCAATCATCCTTGTTTTTGTGGAAATCAGTCGACTAGTTGATGTGCTCACAAACATGACCAAAACTAGCGTGCATCACATGAAATGAAGATCTTGGGTTGCTCATTCTGTGACACAAATAACTCTCCATGAGAGAACAAAGCATATCTGCTTGTATaatcaaattgtttttattcaaatctATTCCAGCTCCTTTGACCTTTTCACAAAAGCTGTTTAGCATAAGTAGCATCTCTCCGCCTGATTAAGAGTTCTAATTTTCTGATACACTATCTgcagatagtgataaattgaaATGGTAGTGCAAAAGATATTTTCATCTGGCGTTATCTAGTAACTGTAAAACCTGTTACATGAAAATCCCTCATTAATGTCTCACCATCCATAAGACATCTAATAACTTTGTGTCTCTCTAGGTGTGAACCTGTTGGTGGGGACAGAGAATGGCTTGAAGTTGCTGGACCGCAGTGGACAGGGCAAAGTTTACCCACTCATCAACTCGCGCAGGTTCCAGCAGATGGACGTTTTGGAGGGCCTGAACCTGCTCATCACCATTTCAGGTCATTAATGCTGCTCACTGCATTTGATTTTGGATGCAAGCTCTTTGAGGACATGACTCAAACCAACCAATGTGTCAACCAATTTAACTTGAAGCAACTTGCAGattgtaacatgtattgtgAACAGTGGTACTGCTAGCAAAGCAAGCAGCCCATATTACTAtactgtatacttttttttttttttcagatacaaTTCCGCCCACGTAGTTTATCCACacaaatgacttcaaaataaaagccaaaattcAGATTTCCCCCATctaatttccacattttttttaacctattttTTACCTTGGCTTATTCcaaccacaattttttttaataaaaaaaaaaaaagccaaaataatgttttttaccAATTCAAATGGTTCCAACTTTAAACTCTTCATCTTATCCCAAAGAGATTTTTGtctaaataaaaagtcaaattaagctttatttttttttctctaattcctaccttatttttttttaacagattcaaaccattccaactttaaGATGTTCTAACCCTCCCAATTCTTTTCTTCAGAATTTCTCAGTAAAAGCCCAATTTTAATAAGTTGGAGTTTATACCTAGAATTTCCACATCACTTGGTCAGTTCAAAACATTACAGCTTGAAACTATTCACCAAATGCAGcttcatggaactttgcaataCTCTTAATCAAAATTCCTTCTATAATTTTCTACTGTTTATCACAATTTCAAAAAATGTGATAAGACTTGGAAAACAGAGGTCTAGTACTAAACGTAATCTCCTACTGCTTCACTGAAGGCAAGAAAAACAAGGTGCGCGTCTACTACCTGGCCTGGCTGAGGAATAAGATCCTTCACAATGACCCCGAAGTGGAGAAGAAGCAAGGCTGGACCACTGTGGGTGAGATGGAAGGCTGCGTGCACTACAAAGTTGGTGAGTGACGGACTTATTATTGCCTGTGGCAGATTCTCATAAATGTATTCGCTGGTGGTGAATTATTGATTTGAGTATGCAATATCACATGTCCTTGTGGTCGTTCCCTCTAGTGAAATACGAGAGGATAAAGTTCCTGGTGATTGCTTTGAAGAATGCTGTGGAAGTGTATGCTTGGGCGCCCAAGCCTTATCACAAATTCATGGCCTTCAAGGTAGTATGAGCAGTCACACGTGATGAAGTATTTATATCTTTTTGTGGttattttaggggtgtcaaaatgagtgcgttcattttgagtttagcGCCACAAATTTTTGTTATCTGTTTCGATgaatgaccaccccttacttggaaagcctgtattgGGGGAACTCCAGTTGCAAGGCAGcacacacgtccacgtcaatatttagcagtaataaatttaataattacgcataatatttgtggagactggggtcaagttgtattttaagaaaattaaaaacatcaGAATTTCATAAGTGACTTAATGTTAgtgattagatagctcttaataggaaaagaaaaatgcacggacctgtcatcttacaaatgcaattatgccttctagtggcagaaaaatgaccaacaaaaatcaagatcacttgttttttacagtacagtacgtctttttaattgtaacaaaattttatgaattattaataaattactgtatcaatgacttaaaaaatgcagccatatttagcagtaataaatttaataataatgcataatatttgtggagactggggtaaagttgtattttaggatttttaaatgtgcagaatttcataagtgacttcattttagaGATTAGgtggctcttaatatgaaaagaactgAGCtgtcatcttacaaatgcaattatgccatgtagtgggagaaaaatgaccaacacaaatcaagatcactcgtttttttttttttgttttttttttaaacagtaaagtacatctttttaattgtaactcaattttatgaattattaataaattactgtatcaatgactaaaaaaaaatgtagccatatttctatttaacttttttattcCACTTATGTTAGCAAGAATATGAAAACTAGTAAAAtagtttattgtacatttagaacagatgccctgcgattggctggcaaccaattcgaagccagctgggataggctccagcgccctttgcgacccttgtgaggagcaagcggttcagaaaatggatggatggatgagttaactattgaagttatgcgattaattatgattaaaacaattaatttaattgtatGACTCATTATTTACTTCCTGCAAACACCCTCCCCTTTACTAGTCCTTTGCAGACCTGCCTCATAGGCCTGTCCTTGTGGACCTGACTGTAGAGGAGGGTCAGAGGTTAAAGGTCATCTACGGTTCCTGTGCTGGCTTCCACGCCATCGACGTGGACTCTGGAAACAATTACGACATTTACATCCCGGTCCACGTACGTTGTGTCGCTTTTGACTGGCACCAGTCTGAGAGATTTGAAACCCAATCAGATTCTCTTTGGTCCCAAACAGATCCAGAGCCACGTGACGCCGCACGCAATCGTGTTCCTGCCCAGTTCCGACGGCATGGAGATGCTTCTGTGCTACGAGGATGAGGGCGTCTACGTCAACACATACGGACGCATCATCAAGGATGTGGTCCTGCAGTGGGGAGAAATGCCGACTTCTGTTGGTACGGAATAAATGGAAACGATGGACTCGCCAGCTCAAATCGACTAGTTGTCAACTATTATTATTTTCGTTTGCAGCCCATATCTGCTCCAATCAGATCATGGGCTGGGGAGAAAAGGCCATTGAGATCCGTTCTGTGGAGACCGGCCACCTGGATGGCGTCTTCATGCACAAGCGAGCTCAGAGGCTGAAGTTCCTTTGTGAGAGAAATGACAAGGCAAGAAATATACTGTGCTTGGAAAGATTTTTGTTcgccatgtcacaatattagcaAAGCTTTGGGAACACGTTTTGACAACATGTCCAGTGTTCATCTTTCCAGTAAAAGTTGATTCGATGGGTTCGATATGATTCAAGGACGCTTTAATTTCAAGCTGTAACAATGCGGTTCAAATCATTCAGACTTGATTAGTTATGATACAGCTCAATTTAAGAGAGTGTGATGCAATTAGTTTctcgtcattttacaatatgaatgaacttgtcaggttactgtaaatgttttttttttttccagatataTCTAAATATTTGATACGTATctctattttttaatgaataattcGTTttgaaaaaagacaaattaattaccccccccccaacccccctcccaaaaaaattattgacgatattagggatgtaacaataagcgccatatcgtaatattaaaactgccacaatatcgttaaaTATAAGTTGATTTGCACCCTCtggttgctattattattattttttttaagtgcattttaattttcacaagggctgttttggcccttctatgtttaaaatctacattaattgtcagatgaagtaaTATGTGATATAATATgtagaatatatatattatattacatattatattataatataatatgtaatatgcctgtgaagaaagtcagtatgtggaggaactcgatgtgttcgtgcattaacaacatcataataataaagcataataataataacagaacattgctgttatgtacaaaagcacaatattttactttttttttttttttttttttttttgctgctggattt
The Festucalex cinctus isolate MCC-2025b chromosome 18, RoL_Fcin_1.0, whole genome shotgun sequence genome window above contains:
- the mink1 gene encoding misshapen-like kinase 1 isoform X3 yields the protein MSENAPTRSLDDIDLAALRDPAGIFELVEVVGNGTYGQVYKGRHVKTGQLAAIKVMDVTEEEEEEIKAEINMLKKYSHHRNIATYYGAFVKKSPPGHDDQLWLVMEFCGAGSVTDLVKNTKGSSLKEDWIAYICREILRGLSHLHGHKVIHRDIKGQNVLLTENAEVKLVDFGVSAQLDRTVGRRNTFIGTPYWMAPEVIACDENPDSTYDYRSDIWSLGITAIEMAEGAPPLCDMHPMRALFLIPRNPPPKLKSKKWSKKFIDFIEACLVKTYPSRPSTEQLLKHSFIRDQPTERQVRIQLKDHIDRTRKKRGEKEETEYEYSGSDEDDENRSDDRESSSILNVPGESTLRRDFQRLQQENKERSEAHKRQQAQLAAQRRDPEEHKRQLLHDRQKRIEEQKEQRRRLEEQQRKEREMVRQQEKGPHRRLDDMRREEDRRLAEREQEFIRHKLEEEQRQLEILQQQLLQEQALLMEYKRKQLEEQRQSERLQRQLQQEHAYLVSLQQQQQEKKPQLYHYNKNLEPNNKPTWAREVEERSKLNRQGSPKICTTVSDTAIQSRSDSISQSGVAQSAQTPPMQRPVEPQGGQGKDPSLAPTPRPIHSRELVRQNSDPTSETPAPQAHQIREDRGPWIRLPDVELPPKIPQRTASIATALNTNLTSGIRHPVRASNPDLSRNDRWERGDSIGIISNLPQTGSLERHRILSSSKMDSPILSHDSRQKPGESRTSSRPGRPASYKRAIGEDHGLYAKERAEEQPRPPVKANDYSSSSESSESSEESENGEGIEEEESPTDRHRDADTDSVNTMVVHEDEGEEAEGEEAGGYGDQTMLVQRTPEKRSHNGYTNLPDVVQPSHSPTDSATHSSPGKDSVYDYQSRCLVKAPGKSSFTTFVDLGMYQTPGGTGDNISVASSRFEQLKMEVRKGSMVNVNPTNTRPPTDTPEIRKYKKRFNSEILCAALWGVNLLVGTENGLKLLDRSGQGKVYPLINSRRFQQMDVLEGLNLLITISGKKNKVRVYYLAWLRNKILHNDPEVEKKQGWTTVGEMEGCVHYKVVKYERIKFLVIALKNAVEVYAWAPKPYHKFMAFKSFADLPHRPVLVDLTVEEGQRLKVIYGSCAGFHAIDVDSGNNYDIYIPVHIQSHVTPHAIVFLPSSDGMEMLLCYEDEGVYVNTYGRIIKDVVLQWGEMPTSVAHICSNQIMGWGEKAIEIRSVETGHLDGVFMHKRAQRLKFLCERNDKVFFASVRSGGSSQVYFMTLNRNCIMNW
- the mink1 gene encoding misshapen-like kinase 1 isoform X1; protein product: MSENAPTRSLDDIDLAALRDPAGIFELVEVVGNGTYGQVYKGRHVKTGQLAAIKVMDVTEEEEEEIKAEINMLKKYSHHRNIATYYGAFVKKSPPGHDDQLWLVMEFCGAGSVTDLVKNTKGSSLKEDWIAYICREILRGLSHLHGHKVIHRDIKGQNVLLTENAEVKLVDFGVSAQLDRTVGRRNTFIGTPYWMAPEVIACDENPDSTYDYRSDIWSLGITAIEMAEGAPPLCDMHPMRALFLIPRNPPPKLKSKKWSKKFIDFIEACLVKTYPSRPSTEQLLKHSFIRDQPTERQVRIQLKDHIDRTRKKRGEKEETEYEYSGSDEDDENRSDDRESSSILNVPGESTLRRDFQRLQQENKERSEAHKRQQAQLAAQRRDPEEHKRQLLHDRQKRIEEQKEQRRRLEEQQRKEREMVRQQEKGPHRRLDDMRREEDRRLAEREQEFIRHKLEEEQRQLEILQQQLLQEQALLMEYKRKQLEEQRQSERLQRQLQQEHAYLVSLQQQQQEKKPQLYHYNKNLEPNNKPTWAREVEERSKLNRQGSPKICTTVSDTAIQSRSDSISQSGVAQSAQTPPMQRPVEPQGGQGKFQMAHLVPLKPYAAPVPRSQSLCDQPTKTMSAFPTQDPSLAPTPRPIHSRELVRQNSDPTSETPAPQAHQIREDRGPWIRLPDVELPPKIPQRTASIATALNTNLTSGIRHPVRASNPDLSRNDRWERGDSIGIISNLPQTGSLERHRILSSSKMDSPILSHDSRQKPGESRTSSRPGRPASYKRAIGEDHGLYAKERAEEQPRPPVKANDYSSSSESSESSEESENGEGIEEEESPTDRHRDADTDSVNTMVVHEDEGEEAEGEEAGGYGDQTMLVQRTPEKRSHNGYTNLPDVVQPSHSPTDSATHSSPGKDSVYDYQSRCLVKAPGKSSFTTFVDLGMYQTPGGTGDNISVASSRFEQLKMEVRKGSMVNVNPTNTRPPTDTPEIRKYKKRFNSEILCAALWGVNLLVGTENGLKLLDRSGQGKVYPLINSRRFQQMDVLEGLNLLITISGKKNKVRVYYLAWLRNKILHNDPEVEKKQGWTTVGEMEGCVHYKVVKYERIKFLVIALKNAVEVYAWAPKPYHKFMAFKSFADLPHRPVLVDLTVEEGQRLKVIYGSCAGFHAIDVDSGNNYDIYIPVHIQSHVTPHAIVFLPSSDGMEMLLCYEDEGVYVNTYGRIIKDVVLQWGEMPTSVAHICSNQIMGWGEKAIEIRSVETGHLDGVFMHKRAQRLKFLCERNDKVFFASVRSGGSSQVYFMTLNRNCIMNW
- the mink1 gene encoding misshapen-like kinase 1 isoform X2, whose amino-acid sequence is MSENAPTRSLDDIDLAALRDPAGIFELVEVVGNGTYGQVYKGRHVKTGQLAAIKVMDVTEEEEEEIKAEINMLKKYSHHRNIATYYGAFVKKSPPGHDDQLWLVMEFCGAGSVTDLVKNTKGSSLKEDWIAYICREILRGLSHLHGHKVIHRDIKGQNVLLTENAEVKLVDFGVSAQLDRTVGRRNTFIGTPYWMAPEVIACDENPDSTYDYRSDIWSLGITAIEMAEGAPPLCDMHPMRALFLIPRNPPPKLKSKKWSKKFIDFIEACLVKTYPSRPSTEQLLKHSFIRDQPTERQVRIQLKDHIDRTRKKRGEKEETEYEYSGSDEDDENRSDDRESSSILNVPGESTLRRDFQRLQQENKERSEAHKRQQAQLAAQRRDPEEHKRQLLHDRQKRIEEQKEQRRRLEEQQRKEREMVRQQEKGPHRRLDDMRREEDRRLAEREQEFIRHKLEEEQRQLEILQQQLLQEQALLMEYKRKQLEEQRQSERLQRQLQQEHAYLVSLQQQQQEKKPQLYHYNKNLEPNNKPTWAREVEERSKLNRQGSPKICTTVSDTAIQSRSDSISQSGVAQSAQTPPMQRPVEPQGGQGKFQMAHLVPLKPYAAPVPRSQSLCDQPTKTMSAFPTQDPSLAPTPRPIHSRELVRQNSDPTSETPAPQAHQIREDRGPWIRLPDVELPPKIPQRTASIATALNTNLTSGIRHPVRASNPDLSRNDRWERGDSIGIISNLPQTGSLERHRILSSSKMDSPILSHDSRQKPGESRTSSRPGRPADHGLYAKERAEEQPRPPVKANDYSSSSESSESSEESENGEGIEEEESPTDRHRDADTDSVNTMVVHEDEGEEAEGEEAGGYGDQTMLVQRTPEKRSHNGYTNLPDVVQPSHSPTDSATHSSPGKDSVYDYQSRCLVKAPGKSSFTTFVDLGMYQTPGGTGDNISVASSRFEQLKMEVRKGSMVNVNPTNTRPPTDTPEIRKYKKRFNSEILCAALWGVNLLVGTENGLKLLDRSGQGKVYPLINSRRFQQMDVLEGLNLLITISGKKNKVRVYYLAWLRNKILHNDPEVEKKQGWTTVGEMEGCVHYKVVKYERIKFLVIALKNAVEVYAWAPKPYHKFMAFKSFADLPHRPVLVDLTVEEGQRLKVIYGSCAGFHAIDVDSGNNYDIYIPVHIQSHVTPHAIVFLPSSDGMEMLLCYEDEGVYVNTYGRIIKDVVLQWGEMPTSVAHICSNQIMGWGEKAIEIRSVETGHLDGVFMHKRAQRLKFLCERNDKVFFASVRSGGSSQVYFMTLNRNCIMNW